One Gadus chalcogrammus isolate NIFS_2021 chromosome 7, NIFS_Gcha_1.0, whole genome shotgun sequence genomic window, agcctgctgctgcggcggctttgggggcgcctggtagctagcctgctgctgctgctttgggggCGCCAGGTAgttagcctgctgctgctgctgcttcggGGGCAccaggtagctagcctgctgctgctttgggggaaccaggtagctagcctgctgctgctgctttgggggcgcctggtagctagcctgctgctgctttgagggcgcctggtagctagcctgctgctgctgcggctttgggggcgccaggtagctagcctgctgctgcggctttgggggaaccaggtagctagcctgctgctgcggctttgggggcgcctggtagctagcctgctgctgtggCGGAGTTTGGGGCGCCTgatagctagcctgctgctgcggctggtAGCCAGCATATTGCTGCGGCTTGGGGGGcacctggtagctagcctgctgctgcggcttggggggcacctggtagctagcctgctgcggAGGTGTGTCGGACCTCGGTTTCTTGGCTTGTAATGTGAAGCCATGGAAAGGTATGCTGGTGTCAATTCTGGACTGCAAGTCTTCATTATCATCATTCACTGGCCTCTGGAAGATCAGGTGTGTGGACACTTTATTGTAGGCACTCCCAGGACTAGCAGGAGAACCAAAGGAAGCGGTCCCAGCAGGACCATCACTCTGAAGCTGAGCAGGGATGTCTTTCCCTTGATCAAAGAAGCCGACTGAAGGGAAATAAGGTTTTATGCCCGTCGAGCCCTGAGCCCTTGAACTAATTGCTGTAGAAATAAAAGTATATTCAGTTTGGTGGACTAAACATGTTTACTAGGATAGTTCTCTAGCATGCAGCTTACCATTAATATGTTGTCCAAAGGCTAACAGCAAGAGTAAAAGATAGCTGAAGATTGAAGAACAGTTTAAGGATTAAACTTTAAGAATAAATCCACAGCCAAGAAAATATGTAGTCCATATGTTTTCCTTACCTTCCAGGGCCAAACACCATCTTAGCATATAACATCTGGCCCCAACTACCGTTTCGATTACCAAACTTGGGCTCAACTTAAAGTGTTCCAAGCAACTAGAATAGTCCAATCAGAAGCATCTCTATGATTAAGCTGATTAGAATCAGCTTGGTAGAAGGTTAGACAGTTAGACAGCTGGCAAAGGTTCAATCAGCATTTGCATCATTAATAAAAGCCACTTATAATGGCATTCAAACAGGAACTAATATCTACCTCTGTCTCTATGTTGTCCTATCCAGCCTAATTGGTAGAGCACATTATACAAATTCAAAGTTAGAGGTTCAAATCTCTCTGGAGCCATCTAAGAAACCGTCATTATGCTATTGATCTTATTCTAAGAGGGAATTGTTAGCTTTGAGAAAAACTGGGCCTGGAGCTAAGTAAACACTATCTCCTACCTTAGCTCCTTAGTTCTAACTTATTTTGCTTTTTGTACTGTAACAGCCTGTGCAGTTAGTCTTAAAAGAATGTTAAAAACATTAACTTATGTTATATATAACTAAACCTAAATGCATGTCTTATTATTTGAGAGGCACTGAACTCTGATCAGTTGGATGGATATATTCTGAACTTCTTAATGTCCAGGGCTTTGCTGGACACTTTTTCACATCCGGAAAAGAAAGTCCTCAGCCCCTCTGCCGTGATTTGGCTGTTTCCAGAGTTGAATCTGATCCGCTTGTAGCATCTACACCATGATATCGACCAACTCTAACAACTATACATTGAAGCAAACCGGTCAGGGTTTTATTACAAAGGccgatttcattggacagtgtaTTTACGTGTATTTACAAAACTCGATCTGGTTGGCCGACGCTGCTTGAAAAGTTGAACTCTCAACTTTGTGACATAGGCCACGTAGCTGACAGAatggacggacccacaatgcatttagacagcgacCCATTCAAAGTCAAGGAGATCCGTCAACTTGCGTCTCGGCccaattcaaagtcaatgggatccgtccgttgacggattcAGTGGGCAAGAGGGGTGGTCCCCAGTTCTGTCAGGAAGGCATTGTTCCCATCAACTGAACTGAGGCCCTGTGGCATTTGTACTTTAACTTAATCATATATAATTTACACACCGTTGAGTTAAACGGGTTTCGATGTCCTCGAAAGTACATTGCACTTTTAAAGCATGCAAGTCACTCATCGAAAACTTCAAAGCCAACCACAGTGCCTAATTTTTATATTTGGGGTTTACCAATCTGAAATATTCGCAGTGCATAACCTTAAATTATACAAAGCAAATGCACAGAAAAGTTCAATCTTAGTTGACATCCAAGCATTTTCAGCACCTATATTTTGCCATCGATTTATTTGCGCATCGTGGTCCATGGTACTGCAGTCAGGATACTCATGCCTAACAGCAAATATCTATATGTGTACCAACAGGCTGGACTACTGGTTACCAAATGGTTGTAATCAAACCGTCACAATAGGTCAATGGAGAAACTGTACTCATCTTGGACCCAGTGAGGCATGTGAAAGCCATCATTCCTTAAAGTACACACAGAGCATGAGCAAAATGTCCTTTAGATATTTTAAGTGTAGCCTGCAAACAAGTATGATAGAGGTGGGATGTATCCAGTCGCTCTCGAGCAAATGGAAGCGGTTGCCTCAGAAGATGAGGAGCTTCAATTTCTGCTCCAGATTTTCTGAAAGTGTCCTTCCGCCTTAAACCAGCCAGCGAGGGCAGTATGAACCACCAACAAGGATACAAGTCCAGTGGACAATTGTCCTGTAACCTCATTGCCAAACAGAAAACGATGTTAAGACACTGAAATTCGTATTAACCGAAGAAAAGACAATGACTAAACAGTTTTTAAGAATCAGTTTATTTTCAGACAGGAAGCTGCAGACTGCAGAAGTCATTCATGGAGATACCTGGAGGGAGAAGAAAATATTACCTTTCTGACTGGACACAATTCAGCTGCATATTAGCATAGAAAATTAACCTATTTTCCATGTTTAGCCATTTTAGGTTCACTACCCGTGATGGCCAATGCTCAGTCTCAAAGAATAGAACAACGACCCTACAATCCAAGAGGTCTGATTGAAATCGACAGCTCCAACAGATGTCCACATACCGTATGGTGCTGGCCCTGGGAGCCTTGAGGCTCTGCGCAGGCGGGATCCTGTAGGTCACCTGGTACACTGGATGCTTGGGGGGCGCCGGGTGACCAGTCTGCTGCCTGGGGGGCCCCTGGTGACCAGTCTGCTGCTTTTGAGGCgcctggtaaccagtctgcTGCTTTTGGGGTGCCTGGTAACCAGTCTCCTTGGGGGGTGCCTGGTAACTAGTTTGCTGCCAGGGTGGTGCCTGGTAACTAGTTTGCTGCCAGGGGGGTgcctggtaaccagtctgcTTGGGGGGCCCCTGGTAACCAGTGTCCTTGGGGGGCgcctggtaaccagtctgctttgggggcgcctggtaaccagtctgctttgggggcgcctggtaaccagtctgctttgggggcgcctggtaaccagtctgctttgggggcgcctggtaaccagtctgcTTTGGGGGCACCTGGTAACCAGTCTGCTTTGGGGGTGCCTGAAAACCAGTCTGCTGCTTGGGGGGCGCCTGGTAACTAGTCTGCCTGGGGGGCACCTGGTAACCAGTCTGCCTGGGGGGCACCTGGTAACCAGTCTGctgctttgggggcgcctggtaacTAGTCTGCTTGGGGGGCCCCTGGTAACCCTGCTGAATGCGGGTCACCCTGTAGAGCTGGGGCTTGAGGGGCTCCTGGTAGTCTTGATACAGATGGGTTGACGGGTAGCTAGTCTGCTGAGGGGCTGCCTGGTagacctgctgctgctttggaggcgcctggtagctagcctgctgctgctgctttgggggcgcctggtagctagcctgctgctgctgctctgggggcgcctggtagctagcctgctgctgcggctctgggggcgcctggtagctagcctgctgctgcggctttgggggcacctggtagctagcctgctgctgcggctttgggggcacctggtagctagcctgctgctgcggctttgggggcacctggtagctagcctgctgctgcggctttgggggcacctggtagctagcctgctgctgcggctttgggggcacctggtagctagcctgctgctgcggctttgggggcgcctggtagctagcctgctgctgctgctgctttgggggcgcctggtagctagcctgctgctgctgctggtggtagcCAGCATATTGCTGCTGCTTGGGGGGcacctggtagctagcctgctgctgcggctttgggggcgcctggtagctagcctgctgctgtggcggctttgggggcgcctggtagctagcctgctgctgctgcggctttgggggcgcctggtagctagcctgctgctgctgcggctttgggggtgcctggtagctagcctgctgctgctgctttgggggcgcctggtagctagcctgctgctgctgcggctttgggggcgcctggtagctagcctgctgctgctgcggctttgggggcgccaggtagctagcctgctgctgcggctttgggggaaccaggtagctagcctgctgctgcggctttgggggcgccaggtagctagcctgctgctgcggctttgggggaaccaggtagctagcctgctgctgcggctgcggctttgggggcgcctggtagttagcctgctgctgtggcggctttgggggcgcctggtagctagcctgctgctgctgcggctttgggggcgcctggtagctagcctgctgctgctgcggctttgggGGTGCCTGGTAGCtagtctgctgctgctgctttgggggcacctggtagctagcctgctgctgctgcggctttgggggcgcctggtagctagcctgctgctgctgcggctttgggggcgccaggtagctagcctgctgctgcggctttgggggaaccaggtagctagcctgctgctgcggctttgggggcgccaggtagctagcctgctgctgcggctttgggggaaccaggtagctagcctgctgctgcggctgcggctttgggggcgcctggtagtTAGCCTGCTGCTGTGGCGGATTTTGTGGCGCccggtagctagcctgctgctgcggctggtAGCCAGCATATTGCTGCTGCTTGGGAGGCACCTGGTAGCTagtctgctgctgcggcttggggggcacctggtagctagtctgctgctgcggcttggggggcacctggtagctagcctgctgctgcggcttggggggcacctggtagctagcctgctgcggAGGTGTGTCGGACCTCGGTTTCTTTGCTAGTAATGTGAAGCCATGGAAAGGTATGCTGGTGTCAATTCTGGACTGCAAGTCTTCATTATCATTATTCACTGGCCTCTGGAAGATCAGGTGTGTGGACACTTTATTGTAGGCACTCCCAGGACTAGCAGGAGAACCAAAGGAAGCGGTCCCAGCAGGACCATCACTCTGAAGCTGAGCAGGGATGTCTTTCCCTTGATCAAAGAAGCCGACTGAAGGGAAATAAGGTTTTATGCCCGTCGAGCCCTGAGCTCTTGAACTAATTGCtgtagaaataaaaaatattcagTTTGGTGGACTAAACATGTTTACTAGGATAGTTCTCTAGCATGCAGCTTACCATTAATATGTTGTCCAAAGGCTAACAGCAAGAGTAAAAGATAGCTGAAGATTGAAGAACAGTTTAAGGATTAAACTTTAAGAGCATAAATCCACAGCCAAGAAAATATGTAGTCTATATGTTTTCCTTACCTTCCAGGTCCAAACTCCATCGTAGCATATAACATCTGGCCCCAACTACCTTTTCGATTACCAAACTTGGGCTCAACTTAAAGTGTTCCAAGCAACTAGAATAGTCCAATCAGAAGCATCTCTATGATTAAGCTGATTAGAATCAGCTTGGTAGAAGGTTAGACAGTTAGACAGCTGGCAAAGGTTCAATCAGCATTTGCATCATTAACTAAAGACACTTATAATGGCATTCAAACAGGATCTAATATCTACCTCTGTCTCTATGTTGTCCTATCCAGCCTAATTGGTAGAGCACATTATATAAATTCAAAGTTAGAGGTTCAAATCTCTCTGGAGCCATCTAAGATACCGTCATTATGCTATTGATCTTATTCTAAGAGGGAATTGTTAGCTTTGAGAAAAACTGGGCCTGGAGCTAAGTAAACACTATCTCCTACCTTAGCTTGTTAGTTCTAACTTATTTTGCTGTTTGTACTGTAACAGCCTGTGCAGTTAGTCTTAAAAGAATGTTAAAAACACTAACTTATGCTATATATAACTAAACCTAAATGCATGTCTTATTATTTGAGAGGCACTGAACTCTGATCAGTTGGATGAATATATTCTGAACGTCTTAATGTCCAGGGCTTTGCTGGACACTTTCTTTCACATCCGGAAAAGAAAGTCCTCAGCCCCTCTGCCGTGATTTGGCTGTTTCCAGAGTTGAATCTGATCCGCTTGTAGCATCTACACCATGATATCGACCAACTCTAATGACTATACATTGAAGCAAACGGGTCAGGGTTTTATTACAAAGGccgatttcattggacagtgtaTTTACGTGTATTTACAAAACTCGATCTGGTCGGCCGACGCAGCTTGAAAAGTTGAACTCTCAACTTTGTGACATAGGGCACGTAGCCGACAGAatggacggacccacaatgcatttagaGAGCggcccattcaaagtcaatgagatccgtttACTTGCGGCTCCGCCcatttcaaagtcaatgggatccgtccgttgacggatgcagtgggcaagaggGGTGGTCCCCAGTTCTGTCAGGAAGGCATTGTTCCCATCAACTGAACTGAGGCCCTGTGGCATTTGTACTTTAACTTAATCATATATAATTTACACACCGTTGAGTTAAACGGGTTTCGATGTCCTCGAAAGTACATTGCACTTTTAAAGCATGCAAGTCACTCATCGAAAACTTCAAAGCCAACCAGTGCCTAATTTTTATATTTGGGGTTTACCAATCTGAAATATTCGCAGTGCATAACCTTAAATTATACAAAGAAAATGCACAGAAAAGTTCAATCTTAGTTGACATCCAAGCATTTTCAGCACCTATATTTTGCCATCGATTTATTTGCGCATTGTGGTCCATGGTACTGCAGTCAGGATACTCATGCCTAACAGCAAATATCTATATGTGTACCAACAGGCTGGACTACTGGTTACCAAATGGTTGTAATCAAACCGTCACAATAGGTCAATGGAGAAACTGTACTCATCTTGGACCCAGTGAGGCATGTGAAAGCCATCATTCCTTAAAGTACACACAGAGCATGAGCAAAATGTCCTTTAGATATTTTAAGTGTAGCCTGCAAACAAGTATGATAGAGGTGGGATGTATCCAGTCGCTCTCGAGCAAATGGAGGCGGTTGCCTCAGAAGATGAGGAGCTTCAATTTCTGCTCCAGATTTTCTGAAAGTGTCCATCCGCCTTAAACCAGCCAGCGAGGGCAGTATGAACCACCAACAAGGATACAAGTCCAGTGGACAATTGTCCTGTAACCTCATTACCAAACAGAAAACGATGTCAAGACACTGAAATTCTTATTAACCGAAGCAAAGACAATGACTAAACAGTTTTTAAGAATCAGTTTATTTTCAGACGGGAAGCTGCAGACTGCAGAAGTCATTCATGGAGATACCTGGAGGGAGAAGAAAATATTACCTTTCTGACTGGACACAATTCAGCTGCATATTAGCATAGAAAATTAACCTATTTGCCATGTTTAGCCATTTTAGGTTCACTACCCGTGATGGCCAATGCTCAGTCTCAAAGAATAGAACAACGACCCTACAATCCAAGAGGTCTGATTGAATTCGACAGCTCCAACAGACGTCCACATACCGTATGGTGCTGGCCCTGGGAACCTTGAGGCTCTGCGCAGGCGGGATCCTGTAGGTCACCTGGTACACTGGATGCTTGGGGGGCGCCGGGTGACCAGTCTGCTGCCTGGGGGGCCCCTGGTGACCAGTCTGCTGCTTGGGGGGCGCTGGGTGACCAGTCTGCTGCCTGGGGGGCACCTGGTAACCAGTCTGTTGCCTGGGGGGCACCTGGTAACCAGTCTCCTTGGGGGGCACCTGGTAACCAGTCTCCTTCGGGGGCGCCAGGTTCCTAGTCTGCTTGGGGGGCgcctggtaaccagtctgcTGCTTTTGAGGCgcctggtaaccagtctgcTGCTTTTGAGGCgcctggtaaccagtctgcTGCTTTTGGGGCGCCTGGTAACCAGTGTGCTGCCTGGGGGGCACCTGGTAACCAGTCTCCTTGGGGGGCACCTGGTAACCAGTCAGCTGCTTTTGGGGCGCCTGGTAACCAGTCTCCTTGGGGGGTGCCTGGTAACCAGTCTCCTTGGGGGGTGCCTGGTAACCAGTCTCCTTGGGGGGTGCCTGGTAACTAGTTTGCTGCCAGGGGGGTgcctggtaaccagtctgcTTGGGGGGCCCCTGGTAGCCAGTGTCCTTGGGGGGTgcctggtaaccagtctgctttgggggcgcctggtaaccagtctgctttgggggcgcctggtaaccagtctgctttgggggcgcctggtaaccAGTCCGCTTCAGGGGCGCCTGGTAACCAGTCCGCTTCGGGGGCGCCTGGTAACCAGTCCGCTTCGGGGGCGCCTGGTAACCAGTCCGCTTCGGGGGCGCCTGGTAACCAGTCCGCTTCGGGGGCgcctggtaaccagtctgctttgggggcgcctggtaaccagtctgctttgggggcgcctggtaaccagtctgctttgggggcgcctggtaaccagtctgctttgggggcgcctggtaaccagtctgctttgggggcgcctgATAACCAGTCTGCTTTGGGGGTgcctggtaaccagtctgcTGCTTGGGGGGCGCCTGGTAACTAGTCTGCCTGGGGGGCACCTGGTAACTAGTCTGCCTGGGGGGCACCTGGTAACCAGTCTGctgctttgggggcgcctggtaacTAGTCTGCTTGGGGGGCCCCTGGTAACCCTGCTGAATGCGGGGCACCCTGTAGAGCTGGGGCTTGAGGGGCTCCTGGTGGTCTTGATACAGATGGGTTGACGGGTAGCTAGTCGGCCGAGGGGCTGCCTGGTagacctgctgctgctttggaggcgcctggtagctagcctgctgctgctgctttgggggcacctggtagctagcctgctgctgctgctgctttgggggcacctggtagctagcctgctgctgcagctttGGGGGcacctggtagctagcctgctgctgcggctttgggggcacctggtagctagcctgctgctgcggctttgggggcgcctggtagctagcctgctgctgctgctttgggggcgcctggtagctagccggctgctgctgctgctttgggggcgcctggtagctagcctgctg contains:
- the LOC130386337 gene encoding uncharacterized protein LOC130386337 isoform X4, translated to MLYAKMVFGPGSYLLLLLLAFGQHINAISSRAQGSTGIKPYFPSVGFFDQGKDIPAQLQSDGPAGTASFGSPASPGSAYNKVSTHLSFQRPVNNDNEDLQSRIDTSIPFHGFTLQAKKPRSDTPPQQASYQVPPKPQQQASYQVPPKPQQTSYQVPPKQQQYAGYQPQQQASYQAPQNPPQQQASYQAPPKPQQQASYLVPPKPQQQASYLAPPKPQQQQQASYQAPPKQQQASYQAPPKQQQQASYLVPPKQQQASYLAPPKPQQQASYQAPPKPQQQQASYQAPPKPQQQQASYQAPPKPPQQQASYQAPPKPQQQASYQVPPKQQQYAGYQQQQQASYQAPPKQQQQPASYQAPPKQQQQASYQAPPKPQQQASYQVPPKPQQQASYQVPPKLQQQASYQVPPKQQQQQASYQVPPKQQQQASYQAPPKQQQVYQAAPRPTSYPSTHLYQDHQEPLKPQLYRVPRIQQGYQGPPKQTSYQAPPKQQTGYQVPPRQTSYQVPPRQTSYQAPPKQQTGYQAPPKQTGYQAPPKQTGYQAPPKQTGYQAPPKQTGYQAPPKQTGYQAPPKQTGYQAPPKRTGYQAPPKRTGYQAPPKRTGYQAPPKRTGYQAPLKRTGYQAPPKQTGYQAPPKQTGYQAPPKQTGYQAPPKDTGYQGPPKQTGYQAPPWQQTSYQAPPKETGYQAPQKQLTGYQVPPKETGYQVPPRQHTGYQAPQKQQTGYQAPQKQQTGYQAPQKQQTGYQAPPKQTRNLAPPKETGYQVPPKETGYQVPPRQQTGYQVPPRQQTGHPAPPKQQTGHQGPPRQQTGHPAPPKHPVYQVTYRIPPAQSLKVPRASTIRYLHE
- the LOC130386337 gene encoding uncharacterized protein LOC130386337 isoform X5; amino-acid sequence: MLYAKMVFGPGSYLLLLLLAFGQHINAISSRAQGSTGIKPYFPSVGFFDQGKDIPAQLQSDGPAGTASFGSPASPGSAYNKVSTHLSFQRPVNNDNEDLQSRIDTSIPFHGFTLQAKKPRSDTPPQQASYQVPPKPQQQASYQVPPKPQQTSYQVPPKQQQYAGYQPQQQASYQAPQNPPQQQASYQAPPKPQQQASYLVPPKPQQQASYLAPPKPQQQQQASYQAPPKQQQASYQAPPKQQQQASYLVPPKQQQASYLAPPKPQQQASYQAPPKPQQQQASYQAPPKPQQQQASYQAPPKPPQQQASYQAPPKPQQQASYQAPPKQQQQASYQAPPKPQQQASYQVPPKPQQQASYQVPPKLQQQASYQVPPKQQQQQASYQVPPKQQQQASYQAPPKQQQVYQAAPRPTSYPSTHLYQDHQEPLKPQLYRVPRIQQGYQGPPKQTSYQAPPKQQTGYQVPPRQTSYQVPPRQTSYQAPPKQQTGYQAPPKQTGYQAPPKQTGYQAPPKQTGYQAPPKQTGYQAPPKQTGYQAPPKQTGYQAPPKRTGYQAPPKRTGYQAPPKRTGYQAPPKRTGYQAPLKRTGYQAPPKQTGYQAPPKQTGYQAPPKQTGYQAPPKDTGYQGPPKQTGYQAPPWQQTSYQAPPKETGYQAPPKETGYQAPPKETGYQAPQKQLTGYQVPPKETGYQVPPRQHTGYQAPQKQQTGYQAPQKQQTGYQAPQKQQTGYQAPPKQTRNLAPPKETGYQVPPKETGYQVPPRQQTGYQVPPRQQTGHPAPPKQQTGHQGPPRQQTGHPAPPKHPVYQVTYRIPPAQSLKVPRASTIRYLHE
- the LOC130386336 gene encoding uncharacterized protein LOC130386336 produces the protein MLYATMEFGPGSYLLLLLLAFGQHINAISSRAQGSTGIKPYFPSVGFFDQGKDIPAQLQSDGPAGTASFGSPASPGSAYNKVSTHLIFQRPVNNDNEDLQSRIDTSIPFHGFTLLAKKPRSDTPPQQASYQVPPKPQQQASYQVPPKPQQQTSYQVPPKPQQQTSYQVPPKQQQYAGYQPQQQASYRAPQNPPQQQANYQAPPKPQPQQQASYLVPPKPQQQASYLAPPKPQQQASYLVPPKPQQQASYLAPPKPQQQQASYQAPPKPQQQQASYQVPPKQQQQTSYQAPPKPQQQQASYQAPPKPQQQQASYQAPPKPPQQQANYQAPPKPQPQQQASYLVPPKPQQQASYLAPPKPQQQASYLVPPKPQQQASYLAPPKPQQQQASYQAPPKPQQQQASYQAPPKQQQQASYQAPPKPQQQQASYQAPPKPQQQQASYQAPPKPPQQQASYQAPPKPQQQASYQVPPKQQQYAGYHQQQQQASYQAPPKQQQQQASYQAPPKPQQQASYQVPPKPQQQASYQVPPKPQQQASYQVPPKPQQQASYQVPPKPQQQASYQVPPKPQQQASYQAPPEPQQQASYQAPPEQQQQASYQAPPKQQQQASYQAPPKQQQVYQAAPQQTSYPSTHLYQDYQEPLKPQLYRVTRIQQGYQGPPKQTSYQAPPKQQTGYQVPPRQTGYQVPPRQTSYQAPPKQQTGFQAPPKQTGYQVPPKQTGYQAPPKQTGYQAPPKQTGYQAPPKQTGYQAPPKQTGYQAPPKDTGYQGPPKQTGYQAPPWQQTSYQAPPWQQTSYQAPPKETGYQAPQKQQTGYQAPQKQQTGHQGPPRQQTGHPAPPKHPVYQVTYRIPPAQSLKAPRASTIRYLHE
- the LOC130386337 gene encoding paternally-expressed gene 3 protein-like isoform X1, with the translated sequence MLYAKMVFGPGSYLLLLLLAFGQHINAISSRAQGSTGIKPYFPSVGFFDQGKDIPAQLQSDGPAGTASFGSPASPGSAYNKVSTHLSFQRPVNNDNEDLQSRIDTSIPFHGFTLQAKKPRSDTPPQQASYQVPPKPQQQASYQVPPKPQQTSYQVPPKQQQYAGYQPQQQASYQAPQNPPQQQASYQAPPKPQQQASYLVPPKPQQQASYLAPPKPQQQQQASYQAPPKQQQASYQAPPKQQQQASYLVPPKQQQASYLAPPKPQQQASYQAPPKPQQQQASYQAPPKPQQQQASYQAPPKPPQQQASYQAPPKPQQQASYQVPPKQQQYAGYQQQQQASYQAPPKQQQQPASYQAPPKQQQQASYQAPPKPQQQASYQVPPKPQQQASYQVPPKLQQQASYQVPPKQQQQQASYQVPPKQQQQASYQAPPKQQQVYQAAPRPTSYPSTHLYQDHQEPLKPQLYRVPRIQQGYQGPPKQTSYQAPPKQQTGYQVPPRQTSYQVPPRQTSYQAPPKQQTGYQAPPKQTGYQAPPKQTGYQAPPKQTGYQAPPKQTGYQAPPKQTGYQAPPKQTGYQAPPKRTGYQAPPKRTGYQAPPKRTGYQAPPKRTGYQAPLKRTGYQAPPKQTGYQAPPKQTGYQAPPKQTGYQAPPKDTGYQGPPKQTGYQAPPWQQTSYQAPPKETGYQAPPKETGYQAPPKETGYQAPQKQLTGYQVPPKETGYQVPPRQHTGYQAPQKQQTGYQAPQKQQTGYQAPQKQQTGYQAPPKQTRNLAPPKETGYQVPPKETGYQVPPRQQTGYQVPPRQQTGHPAPPKQQTGHQGPPRQQTGHPAPPKHPVYQVTYRIPPAQSLKVPRASTIRYLHE
- the LOC130386337 gene encoding uncharacterized protein LOC130386337 isoform X3 codes for the protein MLYAKMVFGPGSYLLLLLLAFGQHINAISSRAQGSTGIKPYFPSVGFFDQGKDIPAQLQSDGPAGTASFGSPASPGSAYNKVSTHLSFQRPVNNDNEDLQSRIDTSIPFHGFTLQAKKPRSDTPPQQASYQVPPKPQQQASYQVPPKQQQYAGYQPQQQASYQAPQNPPQQQASYQAPPKPQQQASYLVPPKPQQQASYLAPPKPQQQQQASYQAPPKQQQASYQAPPKQQQQASYLVPPKQQQASYLAPPKPQQQASYQAPPKPQQQQASYQAPPKPQQQQASYQAPPKPPQQQASYQAPPKPQQQASYQVPPKQQQYAGYQQQQQASYQAPPKQQQQPASYQAPPKQQQQASYQAPPKPQQQASYQVPPKPQQQASYQVPPKLQQQASYQVPPKQQQQQASYQVPPKQQQQASYQAPPKQQQVYQAAPRPTSYPSTHLYQDHQEPLKPQLYRVPRIQQGYQGPPKQTSYQAPPKQQTGYQVPPRQTSYQVPPRQTSYQAPPKQQTGYQAPPKQTGYQAPPKQTGYQAPPKQTGYQAPPKQTGYQAPPKQTGYQAPPKQTGYQAPPKRTGYQAPPKRTGYQAPPKRTGYQAPPKRTGYQAPLKRTGYQAPPKQTGYQAPPKQTGYQAPPKQTGYQAPPKDTGYQGPPKQTGYQAPPWQQTSYQAPPKETGYQAPPKETGYQAPPKETGYQAPQKQLTGYQVPPKETGYQVPPRQHTGYQAPQKQQTGYQAPQKQQTGYQAPQKQQTGYQAPPKQTRNLAPPKETGYQVPPKETGYQVPPRQQTGYQVPPRQQTGHPAPPKQQTGHQGPPRQQTGHPAPPKHPVYQVTYRIPPAQSLKVPRASTIRYLHE
- the LOC130386337 gene encoding paternally-expressed gene 3 protein-like isoform X2; its protein translation is MLYAKMVFGPGSYLLLLLLAFGQHINAISSRAQGSTGIKPYFPSVGFFDQGKDIPAQLQSDGPAGTASFGSPASPGSAYNKVSTHLSFQRPVNNDNEDLQSRIDTSIPFHGFTLQAKKPRSDTPPQQASYQVPPKPQQQASYQVPPKPQQTSYQVPPKQQQYAGYQPQQQASYQAPQNPPQQQASYQAPPKPQQQASYLVPPKPQQQASYLAPPKPQQQQQASYQAPPKQQQASYQAPPKQQQQASYLVPPKQQQASYLAPPKPQQQASYQAPPKPQQQQASYQAPPKPQQQQASYQAPPKPPQQQASYQAPPKPQQQASYQVPPKQQQYAGYQQQQQASYQAPPKQQQQPASYQAPPKQQQQASYQAPPKPQQQASYQVPPKPQQQASYQVPPKLQQQASYQVPPKQQQQQASYQVPPKQQQQASYQAPPKQQQVYQAAPRPTSYPSTHLYQDHQEPLKPQLYRVPRIQQGYQGPPKQTSYQAPPKQQTGYQVPPRQTSYQVPPRQTSYQAPPKQQTGYQAPPKQTGYQAPPKQTGYQAPPKQTGYQAPPKQTGYQAPPKQTGYQAPPKQTGYQAPPKRTGYQAPPKRTGYQAPPKRTGYQAPPKRTGYQAPLKRTGYQAPPKQTGYQAPPKQTGYQAPPKQTGYQAPPKDTGYQGPPKQTGYQAPPWQQTSYQAPPKETGYQAPPKETGYQAPPKETGYQAPQKQLTGYQVPPKETGYQVPPRQHTGYQAPQKQQTGYQAPQKQQTGYQAPQKQQTGYQAPPKQTRNLAPPKETGYQVPPKETGYQVPPRQQTGHPAPPKQQTGHQGPPRQQTGHPAPPKHPVYQVTYRIPPAQSLKVPRASTIRYLHE